In Zunongwangia sp. HGR-M22, the sequence CATCTACAATAAAAATAGTATCCTTGTGCTTATTGGGCTGTAACACAAATTGTACTCCACTACCCCCTGTTTTCTTAGGAAAATAGATCTTTTTATGAATAGTAAAAGCTTCTCGCTTGGAGTAATTGGCAATTACCTTGGCTGCACGTCCCGTTGGTGCCATTAACACACCAGATTTTTTTATTTTCCATAGATTTTTAACCAAAGCACTGATAATTGTTGTCTTACCAGTACCTGCAAACCCCTTAAGTAAAAAAAGGTCTTCATTACATCCATCTACCGCAAATTTAGAGAGTTGTTGCAATGCAATATCCTGTTTTGCACGCGGTTGGAACCCCAAATCATTAATTAAAATTTTATAGAATGCTGAAACATTCGGTTTTTCCATAGCTGAATCTTCAAAAAACCAAAGATAATCATGGATTTTTAGGCAAGAAACTTTTACGAATAAAAAAAAATTGTAGATTTGTCGTATAACTCTAATAACTTAAATTAATTTCTTAAAAGCATGAGACTTGTAATTCAATTACTATTGTGGGCGGTTATAGCTTTTCTGGCTTGGTTAACTTTCGACGCTGTATACCGACCAATTCAATTCAATAAGGTTAAAGAACAACGTTACCCCAAAGTAATTGAACACCTTAAAGACATTAGATCTGCCGAACTTGCTCATAAAGAAATTGTGGGTGGTTTTGAAGATGATTTCGATAAATTAGTTCAGTTTATTGATACAGCAGAATTTGCTATTACTCAACGTAGAGATACTACCGTATTAGATGAAGAGTATAAAAAAGCTTATGGTGTAGATGAGTATATTGAAAAAGTTCTTATTGATACATTAGATTTCATACCTGTAAAAGACTCTTTATACAAAGGCGATCGTGATCGTTATACTAAAATGATCAATATACCAATTAAAGGTGCCGATGGTAAAATTGAACTAGAAGCAGGATCTATTTCAAAAGGAGGTAACAAAATACCGGTTTTTGAAGCAAGAGTTGCAAAAAGTGTAATTCTTTTCGATCAGGATAAACAATTAATCCTTCAGGAGAACGAAGCGCAATCTGTAGAAGAAGTAAATGGTCGTTATATCAAAGTAGGTTCTATGGAAGAAGTTAGTACTACTGGAAACTGGCCACAAACATATGGTGACCAATAATCAAGAAAATATTTTTTTGAAACTGTCCATTCAGGTTAGCCTGAATGGACTTTCTTTTTGTATCCTAAATACAGAATCAAACACCATTGTTTATTATCACAAAAAAATCTTCGATAAAGAACTGGATCCTATAAATCTTCTGCAAAAAATCGAAGAAGAATACAACACGCAATCACAACTAAAAACTCCCGTTAACGAGGTAAAATTGTGTTTTTGCAACACATTATTTACGCTAGTTCCCAAGAAATGGTTTCAGGAAGATGCCGCTGCTTCCTACCTAAAATTCAATACTAAAATTCTCAAAACAGACTTTGTTGCCATAGATGAAATTGACGATAATCAAATTGTAAATATTTATATCCCGTATACCAATATTCTTAATTACTTTTTTGAAAAGTATGGAGAATTCGAATATTCACATCATCTGTCTATTTTGCTGCATAAATTTCTTTCTTTTGAAGATCACAAAGGCATAAAAATTTACGCCCATAATCGCAATAAACAGCTCGACTTATTTGCTATTGAAGATGGGAAGTTATTAGTATGTAATAGTTTTAGTTATTCTACAGGAGAAGATTATTTATATTACCTTCTTTTTATTGCTGAGCAGTTAAACTTAGATCCTAAAAAATTCAGTTTAAATCTAAGTGGAGAAATTCACAAAGAAGACGAGATTTACAAATTGCTTCAAGATTACATTCAGCATATAATCTTTTTATCTTCAGAAATATCATACGAAATCGAAGAAGGTTGGAATATTAATAAATCTGAAGAATACATACTTTTAAATACACTTTAAATGCGCATCATTTCAGGAAGTAATAAAGGAAAAAGAATTATAGCACCCAAAAAATTACCGGTTCGGCCAACAACAGATATGGCTAAGGAAGGATTATTCAATATCCTTAATAACCATTATCATTTTAGTGCTTTAACTATTTTAGACCTATTTTCTGGAACAGGAAATATCTCTTACGAATTTGCTTCTCGAGGAGCTGAAAAAATCACTTCGATAGATGGAAATTATGAATGTGTAAAATTCATTAAAAAAACAGCTAACGAGTTAGATTACTCCATTACCGCGATAAAGAGCGATGTTTTTAAATATTTAGAAAAAGCTCCTATTAAAGCAGATGTGATATTTGCCGATCCTCCCTATAATTTTTCAACAGAAGAATTTTTAAAAATCGCTGCTCTCGTATTTGAAAATAACCTGCTTACTGAAGACGGAATGCTAATTATAGAGTCTGGAAAACACACCGATCTATCTAATGGCCCAAATTTTGTAGAAAAGAGAGGTTATGGAGGTTCTGTTTTTTCATTTTTTTATAAAACTAGTGAAGAAGATTAGAAATACTAAAGCTAATTTTCTATGCTATTTTCTTACAATCATAGCTTTATTATCTATGAGTATGAGTGCCCAGGAATACGAGATGATTTGGAGCGATGAATTTGATTATCGCGGCAAACCCGATAAGGATAAATGGACACATGAAACCGGCTTTGTTCGCAATCTTGAAGAGCAGTACTACACGAAAAGAAAAAAGAATGCAATTGTTAAGGACGATGTTCTAAAAATCATCGCTAGAAAAGAAGAATATAGTAATAAAAAGTACGATCGAGATATTCAAAACTACCGTTATAATACAGAAAAGGCTTTTTACACATCCGCAAGTTTATATACGCATAAAAAATTCGATCTAAATTTTGGTAAAATT encodes:
- a CDS encoding DUF3822 family protein, whose protein sequence is MKLSIQVSLNGLSFCILNTESNTIVYYHKKIFDKELDPINLLQKIEEEYNTQSQLKTPVNEVKLCFCNTLFTLVPKKWFQEDAAASYLKFNTKILKTDFVAIDEIDDNQIVNIYIPYTNILNYFFEKYGEFEYSHHLSILLHKFLSFEDHKGIKIYAHNRNKQLDLFAIEDGKLLVCNSFSYSTGEDYLYYLLFIAEQLNLDPKKFSLNLSGEIHKEDEIYKLLQDYIQHIIFLSSEISYEIEEGWNINKSEEYILLNTL
- a CDS encoding RsmD family RNA methyltransferase yields the protein MRIISGSNKGKRIIAPKKLPVRPTTDMAKEGLFNILNNHYHFSALTILDLFSGTGNISYEFASRGAEKITSIDGNYECVKFIKKTANELDYSITAIKSDVFKYLEKAPIKADVIFADPPYNFSTEEFLKIAALVFENNLLTEDGMLIIESGKHTDLSNGPNFVEKRGYGGSVFSFFYKTSEED